One region of Mucilaginibacter sp. 14171R-50 genomic DNA includes:
- a CDS encoding aspartate aminotransferase family protein: protein MKLFDVYPINPINIVKGAGSLVYDDKGTEYLDLYGGHAVISIGHTHPHYVKRIEDQLHQIGFYSNSVEIPLQKQLAEKLGHVSGKEDYQLFLCNSGAEANENALKLASFYNGRKKIIAFKKAFHGRTSLAVAVTDNPKIVAPVNETDNVIFLPWNDEAALEQAFKDNEVSSVIIESIQGVGGIQVAELSFLQKIRSLCDQNNAVFIADEVQCGYARTGRFYAADHAGLNADIYTMAKGMGNGFPIGGISISPKIQPAYGMLGTTFGGNHLACAAGLAVLEVIERDNLMQNAAEVGGYLIEELKKFDKVKEVRGKGLIIGIDLPEELGNVKKDLLFKHHIFTGEAKPNVVRLLPALNLTKAHADRFLEAFTTTLKNS, encoded by the coding sequence ATGAAATTATTCGACGTATATCCAATCAATCCAATCAATATAGTTAAGGGCGCAGGCAGCCTAGTTTATGACGATAAGGGTACCGAGTACCTTGACCTTTATGGCGGGCACGCCGTTATATCAATCGGCCATACCCACCCGCATTACGTAAAACGTATAGAAGACCAACTTCACCAGATAGGTTTTTACTCTAACTCTGTCGAGATTCCTTTACAGAAACAACTGGCAGAAAAACTGGGTCATGTATCCGGGAAGGAAGATTATCAGCTGTTCCTGTGCAACTCAGGTGCCGAAGCCAACGAGAACGCACTGAAGCTGGCATCGTTTTACAATGGCAGAAAAAAGATCATCGCCTTTAAGAAAGCCTTTCATGGGCGCACCTCATTAGCCGTTGCTGTTACCGATAATCCCAAAATTGTTGCCCCGGTCAATGAAACGGATAATGTAATATTCCTGCCCTGGAATGACGAAGCAGCCCTTGAGCAGGCGTTTAAGGATAATGAAGTATCGTCGGTGATCATTGAAAGCATACAGGGCGTTGGCGGCATACAGGTCGCAGAATTAAGCTTTTTACAAAAAATACGCTCGCTTTGCGATCAAAACAATGCTGTTTTTATTGCCGATGAGGTGCAGTGCGGTTATGCGCGTACAGGCAGGTTTTACGCGGCAGACCACGCCGGCTTAAATGCCGATATTTATACTATGGCAAAAGGTATGGGCAACGGCTTCCCTATCGGGGGGATAAGCATTTCGCCAAAAATACAACCTGCTTATGGTATGCTGGGCACCACGTTTGGCGGCAATCACCTGGCGTGCGCCGCTGGCTTAGCCGTACTGGAAGTAATTGAGCGTGATAACCTGATGCAAAATGCTGCCGAAGTGGGCGGCTACCTGATAGAAGAATTGAAAAAATTTGATAAAGTTAAAGAGGTACGCGGTAAAGGCCTGATAATAGGTATCGATCTGCCCGAAGAATTGGGTAATGTAAAAAAAGACCTGCTGTTTAAGCACCATATCTTTACCGGCGAAGCAAAGCCAAACGTAGTAAGGCTGCTGCCTGCGCTGAATTTAACTAAGGCACATGCCGACAGGTTTCTGGAAGCATTTACAACAACATTAAAAAATTCTTAA
- a CDS encoding acetylornithine carbamoyltransferase encodes MKLFSSVNDVKDVTALVAEALQLKQNPYAHQHLGKNKTLSLVFLNPSLRTRMSTQKAAMNLGMNVIVLNIDKEGWALELRDNVIMNGTTVEHIREAAGVMGEYSDIIGVRSFPGLKDREEDYSETIFNKFVAFCQVPVVSLESATRHPLQSLADLITIEELKTKTRPKVVLTWAPHIKALPQAVPNSFAEWMCKADVDFTIAHPAGYELCTDFTNGATITHNQGEAIQDADFIYVKNWSAYEPYGAVTGGNADWMLSNAKLDEIASNAKIMHCLPVRRDLELSSEILDGPKSVVIHEAGNRVWAAQAVLKQMLETM; translated from the coding sequence ATGAAACTATTCTCTTCGGTAAATGATGTTAAAGATGTTACGGCGCTGGTTGCCGAGGCATTGCAATTGAAACAAAACCCATATGCGCACCAGCATTTAGGTAAGAATAAAACCTTGAGCCTTGTTTTCCTGAACCCAAGCCTGCGTACCCGCATGAGCACCCAAAAGGCTGCCATGAACCTGGGCATGAATGTAATTGTGTTGAATATAGACAAAGAAGGCTGGGCGCTTGAACTGCGCGATAACGTGATCATGAACGGCACCACTGTTGAGCATATCCGCGAGGCAGCCGGGGTTATGGGCGAGTATTCGGATATCATCGGTGTACGCTCGTTCCCAGGGTTAAAAGACCGTGAAGAAGACTATAGCGAAACTATTTTTAACAAGTTTGTAGCGTTTTGCCAAGTGCCCGTGGTAAGCCTGGAATCGGCTACCCGTCACCCGCTGCAAAGCCTGGCCGACCTGATAACTATCGAAGAACTAAAAACAAAAACACGCCCCAAGGTAGTATTAACCTGGGCGCCGCATATAAAGGCCCTGCCGCAGGCTGTACCAAACTCTTTTGCAGAATGGATGTGCAAGGCTGATGTGGATTTTACCATCGCCCACCCGGCGGGATACGAGCTTTGTACGGATTTTACCAATGGCGCAACCATCACCCATAACCAGGGTGAGGCGATACAGGACGCGGATTTTATCTACGTAAAAAACTGGTCGGCTTACGAGCCTTATGGTGCCGTAACCGGCGGCAATGCGGACTGGATGCTAAGCAACGCCAAACTGGACGAGATAGCCTCTAATGCCAAAATAATGCACTGCTTACCTGTAAGGCGCGACCTGGAACTATCTTCCGAAATATTGGATGGGCCAAAGTCTGTTGTGATACATGAAGCAGGTAATCGTGTTTGGGCGGCGCAGGCTGTGTTGAAGCAGATGTTGGAAACGATGTAA
- a CDS encoding FMN-binding negative transcriptional regulator — protein sequence MYVPKHFHLSDQQEAISFMQQYSFATIVTMMNGIPEATHLPFLVEQRGENVVLVSHFARANPQSRAVFNEKSLVIFTEPHAYISPSNYEKELSVPTWNYLAVHAYGKATLIDNEAQVAQLLEKMIGFYEAGYRAQWDKLPEDYKLKMMNGITAFEIVVEDLQGKKKLSQNRTETERQNIINSLSVSPNKSETDIAVFMQGAKA from the coding sequence ATGTACGTACCAAAGCATTTTCACCTATCTGATCAACAAGAAGCTATTAGCTTTATGCAGCAATATAGCTTTGCTACGATAGTTACGATGATGAACGGTATACCCGAGGCCACTCACTTGCCGTTTTTGGTAGAGCAGCGGGGAGAAAATGTGGTTTTGGTTTCACATTTCGCCAGGGCTAACCCACAGTCGCGGGCGGTTTTTAATGAAAAATCGTTGGTAATATTCACAGAGCCCCATGCGTACATTTCGCCATCTAACTACGAAAAGGAACTGAGCGTACCAACCTGGAATTACCTGGCGGTGCATGCTTATGGCAAGGCAACCCTGATAGATAATGAGGCACAGGTGGCGCAATTACTCGAAAAGATGATAGGCTTCTACGAGGCCGGTTACCGTGCGCAATGGGACAAATTGCCCGAAGATTATAAGTTGAAAATGATGAATGGCATTACGGCTTTTGAGATAGTTGTTGAAGACCTGCAAGGTAAAAAGAAGTTGAGCCAGAACCGTACCGAAACAGAGCGCCAAAATATTATAAACAGTTTAAGCGTATCGCCCAACAAAAGCGAAACTGATATAGCGGTGTTTATGCAAGGGGCAAAGGCTTAG
- a CDS encoding sodium:proton antiporter: MHLFLIIALLVIVSALYSYINARWLKLPGTIGIMTLAILGSVVTIVVDKVDPNSAKYLTILATNINFSTMVLNIMLGFLLFASAFNLNTRRLKKEMRPVFLLSTLGVILSTIVFGSLLYWVTGLLDIKIPYIYCLLFGALISPTDPVAVSAIVTGSKLPNSLETIISGESLFNDGIGLVLFISLLEITQSGTDSIDFSKAIVLFIQEVFGGIALGAITGFLAHRLMKSINDFQTIVLVSLALVMTNSLIATYLHLSIPLSVVTAGLFAGGRSINVDNNDHSHQALEKFWTLIDEMLNTMLFVMIGLQMINFPFLQHYWLSGAIGIVVILVARWSSIMLPLTFLRRTLNVNYGSINILTWAGLRGGISIALALSLPASNYRHFILAGTYFIVIFSIIVQGLTLNKVINATYKSHAKD, from the coding sequence ATGCACTTATTTTTAATTATCGCGCTTCTTGTAATTGTTAGCGCGCTTTATTCATATATAAATGCCCGCTGGTTAAAGCTGCCCGGAACCATCGGCATTATGACGTTGGCTATTCTTGGTTCTGTGGTCACCATTGTGGTCGATAAGGTAGATCCTAACAGCGCCAAATATCTTACCATCCTGGCTACAAATATCAATTTTTCTACCATGGTGCTCAATATTATGTTGGGCTTCCTGCTCTTTGCCAGCGCTTTTAACCTTAACACCAGGCGTTTAAAAAAAGAGATGCGTCCGGTGTTCTTGTTGAGTACCCTTGGCGTTATCCTATCTACCATCGTATTTGGTAGTTTACTTTACTGGGTTACCGGCTTGCTGGATATAAAAATACCGTATATCTATTGCCTTTTGTTCGGCGCCCTTATCTCGCCGACCGACCCCGTGGCCGTCAGCGCTATTGTGACCGGATCTAAGCTACCTAACAGCCTTGAAACCATCATTTCAGGCGAATCGCTATTCAATGACGGCATTGGCCTGGTACTTTTTATTAGTTTGCTGGAGATAACCCAATCGGGCACCGATAGTATCGATTTTTCGAAAGCGATAGTATTATTTATACAGGAGGTTTTCGGCGGAATTGCCTTGGGGGCTATAACCGGCTTTTTGGCCCACCGGCTAATGAAATCGATAAACGATTTTCAGACCATTGTGCTGGTGTCTCTTGCTCTGGTAATGACCAACTCGCTCATAGCCACTTACCTGCACCTCTCTATCCCGCTTTCGGTTGTTACAGCGGGGTTGTTCGCAGGTGGCCGCTCCATCAATGTAGATAATAACGACCACTCGCACCAGGCACTTGAAAAGTTCTGGACGCTGATTGATGAAATGCTGAATACGATGCTTTTTGTGATGATAGGCCTGCAGATGATCAACTTCCCATTTTTGCAGCACTATTGGCTTTCGGGAGCGATTGGTATTGTAGTGATACTGGTGGCCCGATGGAGCAGTATTATGCTGCCGCTTACCTTTTTGCGCCGAACCCTTAATGTAAATTACGGCAGTATTAATATACTTACCTGGGCCGGGCTGCGCGGAGGTATATCCATAGCGTTGGCGCTATCGCTTCCCGCCTCAAACTACCGGCATTTTATACTGGCCGGCACTTATTTTATCGTTATATTCTCTATCATAGTGCAGGGGCTTACGTTAAATAAAGTAATAAACGCTACTTATAAAAGCCACGCTAAAGACTAA
- a CDS encoding NAD(P)/FAD-dependent oxidoreductase → MDAKRNARPRVVIIGGGFGGVQLAKKLRNAPVEVLLLDKHNYHTFQPLLYQVATGAIEGDSIGFPIRRIFSRQKNFTFHLAEVQNINTESDTITANIGEISYDYLVIATGANTNFFGNKELERNTMPMKNIAEALNIRSLLLQNLEKALVTADKAERDALLTFVIVGGGPTGVELAGAISELRRFILCRDYPGLCDADMKVFLVEGKSELLAAMSPQASAKAKKFLTDMDITIYNSVHVESYNGTILKIDDGTTINTRNVFWAAGVRGEVPDGMPDAAVMKGRRILTDEINRVRGFTNVFAIGDVSAVITEANPLGFPGVAQVALQQGRHLAKNLTSLIHGKPTKPFEYKDLGTMATLGRNMAVADLHKLRFQGFFAWLLWMFVHLISLAGFSNKAIVFFNWAVNYFTRNSDNRLIIHYFRTDTMMTDPVAR, encoded by the coding sequence ATGGATGCAAAAAGGAACGCGCGGCCCCGCGTAGTTATTATTGGCGGTGGCTTTGGCGGGGTACAACTGGCAAAAAAATTAAGAAACGCACCGGTAGAGGTCTTACTGTTGGATAAACATAATTATCACACTTTTCAGCCGCTGCTGTACCAGGTAGCCACCGGTGCCATAGAAGGCGACTCGATAGGTTTCCCCATCAGAAGGATATTCAGCAGGCAAAAGAATTTTACTTTTCATCTGGCCGAGGTACAAAATATCAATACCGAAAGCGATACGATTACGGCCAATATAGGCGAAATAAGTTACGATTACCTGGTGATAGCCACGGGTGCCAACACCAATTTTTTCGGGAATAAGGAACTGGAACGCAATACCATGCCCATGAAAAATATTGCCGAAGCGCTGAACATCCGCAGCTTGTTATTACAGAACCTGGAAAAAGCCTTGGTAACGGCTGATAAAGCCGAACGCGACGCATTGCTCACATTTGTGATAGTGGGCGGAGGGCCAACAGGAGTTGAACTGGCAGGCGCCATATCCGAACTACGTCGATTTATTTTATGCAGAGATTACCCCGGGCTTTGCGATGCCGATATGAAAGTGTTTTTGGTGGAAGGCAAATCCGAACTATTGGCGGCTATGTCGCCGCAGGCGTCAGCGAAGGCCAAAAAGTTTTTAACCGATATGGACATCACTATTTACAACAGCGTGCACGTTGAAAGCTACAACGGCACCATACTGAAAATAGATGATGGTACCACTATCAACACCCGCAACGTATTTTGGGCGGCGGGCGTTAGGGGCGAAGTACCCGATGGGATGCCGGACGCGGCGGTAATGAAAGGCAGGAGGATTTTAACCGACGAAATAAACCGAGTAAGGGGATTTACAAACGTGTTTGCTATAGGTGATGTATCGGCCGTTATTACCGAAGCCAACCCGCTGGGCTTCCCTGGTGTGGCGCAGGTGGCCTTGCAGCAGGGCAGGCATTTGGCAAAAAACCTTACCAGCCTGATACATGGTAAGCCCACCAAACCCTTTGAGTATAAAGATCTGGGTACTATGGCCACCCTTGGCCGTAATATGGCTGTGGCCGATTTGCACAAATTACGTTTCCAGGGTTTCTTTGCATGGTTGTTGTGGATGTTCGTGCATTTAATATCATTGGCGGGGTTTAGTAATAAGGCTATCGTGTTTTTTAACTGGGCCGTTAATTATTTTACCCGAAACAGCGATAACCGCCTTATTATACATTATTTTAGAACAGATACAATGATGACCGATCCGGTAGCGAGGTAG
- the argB gene encoding acetylglutamate kinase yields the protein MQALHIIKIGGNVIDNSENLHRFLKDFTALEGYKILVHGGGKVATQVSESMGIEAKLIDGRRITDIDTLRIVTMVYGGLINKNIVAQLQRYGSNAIGLTGADGDLIRAKKRPVKTIDYGFAGDLFERSVKADSIAKLLEGGFIPVFCALTHDGEGQLLNTNADTIASALAVAMSGSYETTLVYCFEKKGVLQDINDEDSLIRDIDPERYEKLKTEQIIHSGMLPKMDNAFTAISCGVKAVIIGHSDDLGQLKNKAGFGTRLSK from the coding sequence ATGCAAGCCCTGCACATCATTAAAATAGGCGGTAACGTTATTGATAACTCCGAGAACCTGCACCGTTTCCTGAAGGATTTTACGGCGCTTGAGGGTTACAAGATATTGGTGCATGGGGGCGGAAAGGTGGCTACTCAGGTATCTGAAAGTATGGGTATCGAAGCAAAGCTGATTGATGGCAGGCGTATAACCGATATTGACACCCTGCGTATTGTCACTATGGTTTACGGCGGATTGATCAATAAAAACATTGTAGCCCAATTGCAGCGTTATGGAAGTAATGCCATTGGCCTTACCGGTGCAGACGGCGATCTGATACGCGCCAAAAAACGCCCGGTTAAAACTATCGATTACGGCTTTGCAGGCGACCTGTTTGAGCGTTCGGTTAAAGCCGACAGCATTGCAAAGCTGCTTGAAGGCGGCTTTATCCCCGTATTTTGCGCGCTGACACACGATGGTGAAGGCCAGCTGTTAAACACCAATGCCGATACCATAGCCTCTGCGCTGGCGGTGGCTATGTCCGGATCATATGAAACCACGCTCGTTTATTGCTTCGAAAAAAAAGGTGTATTACAGGATATTAACGATGAGGATTCGCTGATAAGGGACATAGACCCTGAACGCTACGAAAAACTAAAGACAGAACAAATCATTCACAGCGGTATGCTCCCAAAAATGGATAATGCTTTTACAGCCATTAGCTGCGGCGTTAAGGCAGTTATAATCGGCCATTCGGATGATTTAGGACAATTAAAAAATAAAGCGGGCTTTGGTACCCGCTTAAGTAAGTAA
- the proC gene encoding pyrroline-5-carboxylate reductase encodes METQQHIAILGSGNIGLALAKGLVKAGIFTPQQITLTRRNVAALAGLAAEGYNVTANNAEAVTKADIVVLAILPQQLNKLLDEIKPAASQSKHLLISVVSGVSCHDIRSQLGLDVQVIRAMPNTAIAIGHSMTCVATDNASSANISLVLSLFDTVGVSIQINEELMTSATALCACGIAFFLRSIRAASQGGTEIGFHAHDALKMAAQTAKGAADLLLQLASHPEQEIDKVTSPKGCTIAGLNEMEHNGFSSAMIKGIKLSAEKAGALYKSE; translated from the coding sequence ATGGAAACACAGCAACATATAGCCATTTTGGGCAGTGGTAATATTGGCCTCGCATTGGCAAAAGGATTAGTTAAGGCAGGTATTTTTACCCCGCAGCAAATTACCCTTACCCGCCGTAACGTGGCGGCACTGGCCGGCCTGGCAGCCGAGGGTTATAATGTTACGGCCAATAACGCCGAGGCGGTTACTAAAGCGGATATCGTGGTATTGGCAATTTTGCCCCAGCAATTAAACAAATTGCTTGATGAGATAAAGCCTGCCGCCAGCCAAAGTAAGCATTTGCTGATATCGGTGGTATCGGGTGTGAGTTGCCATGACATTCGCAGCCAGCTCGGTTTAGATGTGCAGGTGATCCGCGCCATGCCGAACACGGCCATAGCTATTGGCCACAGCATGACGTGTGTTGCTACCGATAATGCGTCATCGGCCAACATCAGCCTGGTTTTGTCGTTATTTGATACAGTAGGCGTAAGCATCCAGATAAACGAAGAATTGATGACATCAGCAACGGCATTGTGCGCATGTGGTATCGCATTTTTTCTGAGATCTATCCGCGCGGCTTCACAAGGCGGCACCGAAATAGGCTTCCACGCGCACGACGCCCTCAAAATGGCGGCCCAAACGGCCAAAGGAGCCGCGGACCTGCTATTGCAGCTGGCATCGCATCCCGAGCAGGAAATTGATAAGGTGACATCGCCTAAAGGCTGTACTATTGCGGGCCTCAACGAAATGGAACACAACGGCTTTAGCTCGGCCATGATAAAAGGTATAAAACTGTCGGCAGAGAAAGCCGGCGCGCTTTATAAAAGCGAATAA
- a CDS encoding GDSL-type esterase/lipase family protein, whose protein sequence is MKSGSILKSVFLIGAFLLCAFKLLPPHKANIVFIGDSITFGSNTAELQPSVYALDYLVKKKGIMVTQSNQGVSGHTTLDFLPGEQDFDNTIKAADVFYRDTAAQLIFSIMLGTNDSAMQGTHGAPVSPVQYAANLKTIADSLLKRYPNSKIVLNTPIYYSPNTYNGAMYLQEGLNRLQSYFPQIAALVKGYSVTNPNHVYTGYTNGFVDFRKNYQFTLQPEQGKQGTFYLHPNKSGAGYLGKKWGEAIYRALTN, encoded by the coding sequence ATGAAGTCAGGCAGTATTTTAAAAAGCGTATTTTTAATTGGGGCTTTTTTACTTTGTGCGTTTAAACTTTTGCCACCCCACAAGGCAAACATCGTATTTATTGGCGATAGCATAACCTTTGGCTCAAACACCGCCGAACTGCAGCCCTCTGTATATGCTTTGGATTACCTGGTGAAAAAAAAGGGCATTATGGTAACACAAAGCAACCAGGGTGTGAGCGGACACACTACGCTTGATTTTTTGCCCGGGGAGCAGGATTTTGATAATACCATTAAGGCTGCCGATGTATTTTACAGAGATACAGCAGCGCAACTGATATTTTCAATAATGCTCGGGACTAACGACAGTGCCATGCAAGGTACCCACGGGGCGCCGGTATCGCCGGTACAATACGCTGCCAACCTTAAAACTATTGCCGATAGCTTGTTAAAACGCTACCCCAACAGCAAGATAGTTCTTAACACTCCAATTTATTACAGCCCCAATACTTATAATGGTGCCATGTACCTGCAAGAAGGGCTTAACAGGCTGCAAAGCTATTTCCCGCAAATTGCCGCTTTAGTTAAGGGTTATTCTGTTACCAATCCCAACCATGTATATACAGGTTACACTAACGGGTTTGTTGACTTCAGGAAAAACTATCAATTTACCTTACAGCCTGAGCAGGGTAAGCAAGGGACTTTTTACCTGCACCCCAATAAATCAGGGGCAGGTTATCTGGGTAAAAAATGGGGCGAGGCTATTTACCGCGCTTTAACAAATTAA
- a CDS encoding PhoH family protein translates to MPNLALMNNDATHKPDGKKKIFVLDTSVILYDHNAFENFHEHDVAIPIQVLEELDNMKSGNDTRNFEARSFIRLMDDMSRSRLINQWVPLNGKGKGSFKVIMDATNTGADAEVVFGSDKIDHRILNAALGLQFENPGKKVILVSKDICLRLKAKALNLYAEDYETGKVKNLEELYTGKTTLNNVTEKLLSKLTKNLSIPADNFNIPLEAGNQFYILNGKHGSASGFYNSQSKQVETVTEQPVLNIYPRNMEQGFAIHALLHPDIKLVTIQGNAGTGKTLLALASALEQRKHYRQIFVTRPIIPLSNKDIGFLPGDVKSKIDPYMAPIWDNLKFIKDQFAEDEKMQAKLDELVANDKISITPLAFIRGRTLSKIFFIVDEAQNLTPHEVKTIISRAGENSKFVFTGDIYQIDTPYLDAESNGLSYLIDKAKGHPLYAHITLQKGERSELANLATELL, encoded by the coding sequence ATGCCTAATTTAGCATTAATGAACAACGACGCTACACACAAGCCCGACGGGAAGAAGAAAATATTTGTACTGGATACCTCGGTTATACTATATGACCACAACGCCTTTGAAAATTTTCATGAACATGACGTTGCCATACCCATACAGGTATTGGAAGAGCTTGACAACATGAAAAGCGGTAACGATACGCGTAATTTTGAGGCTCGCAGTTTTATCAGGCTGATGGACGATATGTCGCGCAGCAGGTTGATCAATCAATGGGTACCGCTAAACGGTAAAGGTAAGGGCTCTTTTAAAGTGATAATGGATGCCACCAACACCGGTGCGGATGCCGAAGTGGTTTTTGGATCAGATAAGATAGACCACCGCATCTTAAATGCTGCTTTGGGACTTCAGTTTGAAAACCCCGGCAAAAAAGTGATACTGGTATCTAAAGATATTTGCCTGCGTTTAAAGGCCAAGGCGTTAAATTTGTATGCCGAGGATTATGAAACCGGTAAGGTGAAAAATCTTGAGGAGCTTTACACAGGCAAAACTACATTGAATAATGTAACCGAAAAGCTTTTGAGCAAGCTAACAAAAAACCTTAGCATACCTGCTGATAATTTTAATATCCCCCTTGAGGCAGGCAACCAGTTTTATATTTTAAACGGTAAGCATGGCTCCGCATCCGGATTTTATAATTCGCAGAGCAAACAGGTAGAAACGGTGACCGAACAGCCTGTACTGAATATCTACCCCCGCAATATGGAACAGGGCTTTGCCATACACGCGCTGCTGCACCCCGATATTAAACTGGTAACTATACAAGGTAATGCCGGTACCGGTAAAACGCTGCTTGCATTGGCCAGCGCTTTAGAGCAGCGCAAGCACTATCGCCAGATATTTGTAACACGCCCCATAATACCGCTTAGTAATAAGGATATTGGCTTTTTGCCGGGTGATGTTAAATCAAAAATAGACCCATACATGGCCCCCATATGGGATAACCTGAAGTTTATTAAAGATCAGTTTGCCGAGGATGAGAAGATGCAGGCCAAACTTGATGAACTGGTGGCAAACGACAAGATATCAATAACGCCGCTGGCTTTTATACGCGGCCGTACCTTAAGCAAAATATTTTTTATTGTAGACGAGGCCCAAAACCTTACACCCCATGAGGTAAAAACCATTATATCGCGGGCCGGGGAAAACAGTAAATTTGTATTTACCGGTGATATTTACCAGATAGATACGCCATACCTCGATGCTGAAAGCAATGGCCTGTCGTATCTTATTGATAAGGCCAAAGGGCATCCGCTTTACGCCCATATCACCCTGCAAAAGGGTGAAAGGAGCGAACTGGCCAATTTAGCCACGGAACTGTTGTAA
- a CDS encoding dihydrofolate reductase family protein gives MRKIKVLAHISLDGVVQSPGGREDDSDFAHSGWSMQYADKQTGEGIVAAHGHNYDLLLGRRTYDVFAGYWPNAQSGAIADGFNAAKKYVATHRPESLEWGPVEDLGADIVEGLRALKAQDGPDLIVWGSVTVTSLLFAHGMVDEVVLFVYPVLLGSGKRFFTDSAEAWKLELINSTVGSSGVVTNIYKYAGALQI, from the coding sequence ATGAGAAAAATAAAGGTACTGGCACATATTTCATTAGATGGCGTAGTACAATCGCCGGGAGGCCGCGAGGATGATAGTGATTTTGCGCATAGCGGATGGTCTATGCAATATGCCGATAAGCAAACCGGAGAAGGCATTGTTGCCGCCCATGGGCACAATTACGACCTGCTGCTTGGCCGCCGTACTTATGATGTTTTTGCAGGATACTGGCCAAACGCCCAAAGCGGTGCAATTGCCGACGGTTTTAACGCCGCGAAAAAATACGTTGCGACCCATAGGCCCGAAAGCCTTGAATGGGGCCCGGTTGAAGACCTGGGTGCAGATATTGTTGAAGGCCTGCGCGCTTTAAAGGCACAGGACGGCCCCGACCTTATTGTTTGGGGAAGTGTGACGGTTACATCGTTATTGTTTGCGCACGGGATGGTTGATGAGGTGGTATTATTTGTTTACCCGGTTTTACTGGGGAGCGGCAAACGCTTTTTTACAGACAGCGCCGAAGCATGGAAACTTGAGCTTATAAACAGTACAGTCGGATCATCTGGCGTAGTTACCAATATTTATAAATACGCAGGGGCTTTACAGATCTAA
- a CDS encoding TIGR03915 family putative DNA repair protein, which translates to MTTLIYDGTFEGLLTVVFEIYDRRLDRVNLQRNQPDTAAFFENKLQVTTDEIRANRVLKGLTQRISAMGIQRLYAAHLAEMEGEDNNLVGYIRYAFDAAQNIEEDYGNRFVLRVSEMVRMVRREKHRMEAFVRFQKLKDDIFYAAVEPDFNVLPLLIRHFKSRYADQKWIIYDLRRKYGIYYDLHDTQYISLDFANIGKPANIIAAFTEEETIYQHLWKNYFTSVNIPSRKNTRLHVRHIPKRYWKHLTEKI; encoded by the coding sequence ATGACCACACTTATTTACGATGGCACTTTTGAAGGGCTTCTTACCGTTGTATTCGAAATTTACGATCGCCGGCTCGACCGCGTAAACCTGCAACGCAATCAACCGGATACTGCTGCCTTTTTTGAAAATAAGTTACAGGTAACAACAGATGAGATACGCGCTAACCGCGTTTTAAAAGGCCTGACACAAAGGATATCAGCAATGGGCATACAAAGGCTGTACGCCGCTCATTTAGCCGAAATGGAAGGGGAGGATAATAATCTGGTGGGATACATCAGGTATGCTTTTGATGCGGCGCAAAACATTGAAGAGGACTATGGCAACCGGTTTGTGCTGCGCGTATCAGAAATGGTACGCATGGTTAGGCGCGAAAAACACAGGATGGAAGCCTTTGTGCGCTTTCAGAAATTAAAGGACGATATTTTTTACGCCGCAGTTGAACCGGATTTTAATGTGTTGCCTTTGCTTATTCGCCATTTTAAAAGCCGCTACGCTGATCAAAAATGGATAATATATGATCTGAGGCGTAAATACGGCATCTATTACGACCTGCACGATACCCAATATATTTCGCTTGACTTTGCAAACATTGGCAAACCCGCCAATATTATAGCCGCATTTACGGAGGAGGAGACCATTTATCAGCACTTGTGGAAGAACTATTTTACCAGCGTAAACATTCCGTCACGAAAAAACACCAGGCTTCATGTGCGCCATATCCCTAAAAGATACTGGAAACATCTAACAGAAAAAATTTGA